In Deinococcus sp. HSC-46F16, the following are encoded in one genomic region:
- the ligA gene encoding NAD-dependent DNA ligase LigA, with protein sequence MTDAAPAATREGYEALRSEVERHARAYYELDNPEIPDDVYDRMVRELRELEEAHPEWVGEGTPTQAVGGAPSTAFQPVNHPTPMTSLDNVFDDDELREWQEKLARALGLPPEYDGFTYTGELKIDGLSVNLYYVDGVLQWAATRGNGTTGELVTEQVLTVPGIPRELPGLTGELEVRGEVYLSRADFAAYNARAEELGLPLLKNPRNGAAGALRQKDPEVTRSRNLKAIFYSLGKHGGVPVRTQAELLAWLAAQGFPTSRYSETVTGIGAAADYHRRMTEGRSGFEFDADGTVLKLDPLAMQEEAGFTSRAPRWAIAYKFPVEEVETVLEAIVINVGRTGKLAPLAHLSPRLIEGSTVSRATLHNEDYIADMDLRIGDTVVVRKSGGVIPQILRVVVDKRPEGAQPYVFPTHCPECGHEAVRAEGDANTYCPNPACPAQQYERLRHFVSRGAMDVRGLGEKLIEQLLAVGLVRDAADFYGLTAEQLAALERSGEKKAANVLAQLEASKTRPLWRLIHALGIPHVGERGAQALARAFGTLDALLSATPEQIEAVPGMGGVLAGSVTAALADETMRDLLRRLREAGVAPVEEAAPRGDALAGLTFVLTGSLSRPREAIKAELEAAGARVSGSVTGKTSYLVAGEEAGSKLARAQELGVTVLDEAGLAALLAERGVGSGK encoded by the coding sequence ATGACCGACGCCGCCCCCGCCGCCACCCGCGAAGGGTACGAGGCCCTTCGCTCGGAAGTCGAGCGCCACGCCCGCGCCTACTACGAACTCGACAACCCCGAGATTCCCGACGACGTGTACGACCGGATGGTGCGCGAGTTGCGCGAGCTGGAAGAGGCGCACCCCGAGTGGGTGGGGGAGGGCACGCCCACCCAGGCAGTGGGGGGAGCGCCCAGCACCGCCTTTCAGCCTGTGAACCACCCCACCCCGATGACCAGCCTCGACAACGTCTTCGACGACGACGAGCTGCGCGAGTGGCAGGAAAAGCTGGCGCGGGCGCTGGGGCTGCCCCCCGAGTACGACGGCTTCACCTACACGGGCGAACTCAAGATCGACGGCCTAAGCGTGAACCTGTACTACGTGGACGGGGTGCTCCAGTGGGCCGCCACGCGCGGCAACGGGACCACGGGCGAACTCGTCACCGAGCAGGTCCTTACCGTGCCGGGCATTCCGCGCGAGCTGCCGGGCCTAACCGGGGAGTTAGAGGTGCGCGGCGAGGTCTACCTCTCGCGGGCCGACTTCGCCGCCTACAACGCCCGCGCCGAGGAACTCGGCCTGCCGCTGCTGAAAAATCCCCGCAACGGGGCGGCTGGGGCACTCCGGCAGAAGGACCCGGAGGTGACGCGCTCCCGCAACCTCAAAGCGATCTTCTACAGCCTGGGCAAGCACGGCGGCGTGCCAGTGCGGACCCAGGCCGAGCTGCTCGCCTGGTTGGCCGCGCAGGGCTTCCCGACCAGTCGCTACTCGGAGACGGTCACGGGAATCGGGGCCGCTGCCGACTACCACCGCCGCATGACCGAGGGGCGCTCGGGCTTCGAGTTCGACGCCGACGGCACCGTGCTCAAGCTCGACCCCCTCGCCATGCAGGAGGAGGCGGGCTTCACCAGCCGCGCTCCCCGTTGGGCCATCGCCTACAAGTTCCCGGTGGAGGAGGTCGAGACGGTGCTGGAAGCCATCGTCATCAACGTGGGCCGCACCGGGAAACTCGCGCCCCTGGCGCACCTCTCGCCCCGGCTGATCGAGGGCAGCACGGTGAGCCGTGCGACCCTCCACAACGAGGATTACATCGCGGACATGGACCTGCGAATCGGCGACACCGTGGTCGTTCGCAAGTCGGGCGGGGTGATTCCCCAGATTCTGCGGGTGGTCGTGGACAAGCGGCCGGAAGGTGCCCAGCCCTACGTCTTCCCGACCCACTGCCCCGAGTGTGGGCACGAGGCGGTGCGGGCCGAGGGGGACGCCAACACCTATTGCCCCAACCCCGCCTGCCCCGCGCAGCAGTACGAGCGGCTCCGCCACTTCGTGAGCCGGGGGGCGATGGACGTGCGCGGGCTGGGGGAGAAACTGATTGAGCAACTCCTCGCCGTGGGCCTCGTGCGGGACGCCGCCGACTTCTACGGGCTGACCGCCGAACAGCTTGCGGCCCTGGAGCGTAGTGGCGAGAAGAAGGCGGCGAACGTCCTCGCGCAACTGGAGGCCAGCAAGACCCGCCCGCTGTGGCGCCTGATTCACGCCCTCGGCATTCCGCACGTGGGCGAGCGGGGAGCGCAGGCGCTGGCCCGCGCTTTCGGCACGCTGGACGCGCTCCTCTCGGCCACCCCGGAGCAGATTGAGGCGGTACCCGGCATGGGCGGCGTTCTGGCGGGGAGCGTGACCGCTGCCCTCGCCGACGAGACGATGCGCGACCTGCTGCGCCGATTGCGCGAAGCCGGGGTCGCTCCGGTCGAGGAGGCCGCCCCGCGCGGCGACGCCCTCGCCGGACTCACCTTCGTCCTCACCGGGAGCCTCTCGCGCCCCCGCGAGGCGATCAAAGCGGAGCTGGAGGCGGCGGGCGCCCGCGTCTCCGGCAGCGTGACGGGGAAGACCTCCTACCTCGTCGCGGGCGAGGAGGCGGGCAGCAAGCTCGCGCGGGCGCAGGAGCTGGGCGTGACGGTGCTGGACGAGGCGGGGCTGGCGGCGCTGCTGGCGGAGCGGGGAGTAGGAAGTGGGAAGTAG
- a CDS encoding TerC family protein codes for MLETLFGWISQPEAWLAFGTLLLLEIVLGIDNVIFISILAGKLPPEQRQRARTVGLMAALVMRLALLFSISWIYSLQNDLFSVFGRGFSGRDLILIFGGLFLLYKAVKEMHEQLEGPGTHGAGTGVRVATAGFAAIIGQIMLLDIVFSLDSVITAVGMADDIGVMVSAVVLTVLIMLVAARPIGEFVQAHPTVKMLALAFLLLIGVNLIADGFGFKIPKGYTYFAMGFAIMVELLNLRARKGKPVELHDTQRHPDKA; via the coding sequence GTGTTAGAAACCCTGTTCGGCTGGATCAGTCAGCCCGAGGCCTGGCTGGCCTTTGGCACCCTGCTGCTGCTGGAGATTGTCCTCGGCATCGACAACGTCATTTTCATCAGCATCCTGGCGGGCAAGCTGCCGCCCGAGCAGCGGCAACGCGCCCGCACGGTGGGCCTGATGGCCGCGCTGGTGATGCGCCTGGCGCTGCTGTTTTCGATCTCGTGGATCTACAGCCTGCAAAATGACCTCTTTTCCGTCTTTGGGCGGGGCTTTTCGGGGCGCGACCTGATCCTGATCTTCGGGGGACTGTTCCTGCTGTACAAGGCCGTCAAGGAGATGCACGAGCAGCTCGAAGGCCCCGGCACCCACGGGGCGGGCACAGGGGTGAGGGTCGCCACGGCGGGCTTCGCGGCGATCATCGGGCAGATCATGCTGCTCGACATTGTGTTCAGCCTCGACTCGGTGATCACGGCGGTCGGCATGGCCGACGACATCGGCGTGATGGTGAGCGCGGTCGTGCTGACGGTGCTGATCATGCTCGTCGCCGCGCGGCCCATCGGGGAATTCGTGCAGGCCCACCCCACCGTCAAGATGCTGGCCCTGGCCTTCCTGCTGCTGATCGGCGTGAACCTGATCGCGGACGGCTTCGGCTTCAAGATTCCCAAGGGTTACACCTACTTCGCGATGGGCTTCGCCATCATGGTCGAACTGCTCAACCTGCGGGCGCGGAAGGGCAAGCCGGTCGAGCTGCACGACACGCAGCGCCACCCCGACAAGGCGTAG
- the uvrA gene encoding excinuclease ABC subunit UvrA, whose amino-acid sequence MQNQNLVVRGAREHNLKNVTVELPRDKFVVITGVSGSGKSTLAFDTIYAEGQRRYVESLSAYARQFLGLMEKPDVDGIEGLSPAISIDQKTTSHNPRSTVGTVTEIHDYLRLLYARVGTPYCPVCGRKIEKQSPSEITTRLLTQFPDARAILLAPVVRGRKGEYRKLLADLRREGFSRVRVDGTLYELEEAEKLKLEKFEKHDVDVVVDRLTLRESDRSRVAESVELGLRRGEGLLRVLMPEAGEGGTPHEELYSEQFACPEHGSVLEELEPRSFSFNNPYGACGDCAGLGHKNEFSPDLVVDENLSIAGGAILPWSKKGTGGGVYYWDKLKALSEHLEFDLKTPWRDLPDAAKQAILYGPGEPFEVVYRRGGKETMRFMTEFEGVMPNLERRYADTESEYMREKLEELMELRPCPTCGGTRYKPEILAVRVGGLNISQSSGMSVLEADAYFERLQDGELDHDAIAPHLSGHLGGTARAHAPRRYEYGLSEFGEAVAAPILRAIRTRLRFLVDVGLDYLSLDRTANTLSGGEAQRIRLATQVGSGLTGVLYVLDEPSIGLHPKDNGRLIGTLKNLRDLGNTLIVVEHDEDTMLEADYLVDMGPGAGVHGGEIVAVGTPGEVRDNPASLTGQYLRGELKIEVPETRRRGNGRKLRVVGAREHNLQNVTAEIPLGTMTVVTGPSGSGKSTLIHDILHATLARELNRAKTNPGRFERIEGMEHLDKVIEIDQSPIGRTPRSNPATYTGVFTEIRDLFTRTPEARRRGYASGRFSFNVKGGRCEHCKGDGVMKIEMNFLPDIYVPCEVCKGARYNRETLEVKYNGKNISEVLDLTVEAAREFFEAIPAIERKMSLLCDVGLGYMKIGQPSTTLSGGEAQRIKLASELSKRATGKTIYILDEPTTGLHFEDVRKLMGVLDRLAEGGNTLVVIEHNLDVMKCADHIIDLGPEGGVRGGTIVATGTPEQVAAHPTSHTGEYLRRVPGIVPAGNEAPAELVAAAPARKGRGKKAGAA is encoded by the coding sequence TTGCAGAACCAGAATCTGGTGGTGCGCGGCGCACGCGAACACAACCTCAAGAACGTCACGGTGGAGCTGCCGCGCGACAAGTTCGTGGTCATCACGGGGGTCTCGGGCAGCGGCAAGAGCACGCTGGCTTTCGACACCATCTACGCCGAGGGCCAGCGCCGCTACGTCGAAAGCCTCTCGGCCTACGCCCGGCAATTCCTGGGCCTGATGGAAAAGCCCGACGTGGACGGCATCGAGGGCCTGTCCCCGGCCATCTCCATCGACCAGAAGACGACCAGCCACAACCCCAGAAGTACGGTGGGCACGGTCACCGAGATTCACGACTACCTGCGCCTGCTGTACGCGCGGGTGGGCACGCCCTACTGCCCGGTCTGCGGGCGCAAGATCGAGAAACAGTCGCCCAGCGAGATCACGACCCGGCTGCTCACGCAGTTCCCGGACGCCCGCGCGATCCTGCTTGCCCCGGTGGTGCGCGGCCGCAAGGGCGAGTACCGCAAGCTGCTCGCCGACCTGCGGCGCGAGGGCTTCTCGCGGGTGCGGGTGGACGGCACCCTCTACGAGCTGGAGGAAGCCGAGAAGCTCAAGCTGGAAAAGTTCGAGAAACACGACGTGGACGTGGTCGTCGACCGCCTGACCCTGCGCGAGAGTGACCGCAGCCGGGTGGCCGAGAGCGTGGAGCTGGGTCTGCGCCGGGGCGAGGGCTTGCTGCGGGTGCTGATGCCGGAGGCGGGCGAGGGCGGCACCCCGCACGAGGAGCTGTACTCCGAGCAGTTCGCCTGCCCGGAACATGGCAGCGTGCTCGAAGAACTCGAACCGCGCTCCTTTTCCTTCAACAACCCCTACGGCGCGTGCGGGGACTGCGCGGGACTGGGGCACAAGAACGAGTTCTCACCCGACCTCGTGGTGGACGAGAACCTGTCCATCGCAGGGGGCGCGATCCTCCCCTGGAGCAAGAAGGGCACGGGCGGCGGCGTCTACTACTGGGACAAGCTCAAGGCGCTCTCCGAGCATCTGGAGTTCGACCTCAAGACGCCCTGGCGCGACCTGCCGGACGCGGCGAAGCAGGCCATCCTGTACGGTCCCGGCGAGCCGTTCGAGGTGGTGTACCGCCGGGGCGGCAAGGAGACGATGCGCTTCATGACCGAGTTCGAAGGGGTCATGCCCAACCTCGAGCGGCGCTATGCCGACACCGAGTCGGAGTACATGCGCGAGAAGCTCGAGGAGCTGATGGAGCTGCGCCCCTGCCCCACCTGCGGCGGCACCCGCTACAAGCCCGAGATTCTGGCGGTGCGGGTGGGCGGCCTGAACATCTCGCAGTCGAGCGGGATGAGCGTGCTGGAGGCGGACGCGTACTTCGAGCGCCTGCAAGACGGCGAGCTGGACCACGACGCCATCGCCCCGCACCTGAGCGGGCATCTGGGCGGCACGGCGCGGGCACACGCCCCCCGGCGCTACGAGTACGGGCTGAGCGAGTTCGGGGAGGCGGTGGCGGCCCCCATCCTGCGGGCGATTCGCACCCGGCTGCGCTTTCTGGTGGACGTGGGGCTGGACTACCTCAGCCTCGACCGCACCGCCAACACCCTGTCGGGCGGCGAGGCGCAGCGCATCCGGCTGGCGACCCAGGTGGGGTCGGGCCTGACCGGGGTGCTGTACGTGCTCGACGAGCCCTCCATCGGCCTGCACCCCAAGGACAACGGACGCCTCATCGGCACCCTGAAGAACCTGCGTGACCTGGGCAACACCCTGATCGTCGTCGAGCACGACGAGGACACCATGCTGGAGGCCGACTACCTCGTGGACATGGGACCGGGCGCGGGCGTGCACGGCGGTGAGATCGTGGCGGTGGGCACGCCGGGCGAGGTGCGGGACAACCCCGCCAGCCTGACCGGCCAGTACCTGCGTGGCGAGCTGAAGATCGAGGTGCCCGAAACCCGGCGCCGGGGCAACGGGCGCAAGCTGCGGGTGGTCGGCGCCCGCGAACACAACCTCCAGAACGTGACCGCTGAGATTCCGCTGGGCACCATGACGGTCGTAACCGGGCCGAGCGGGTCGGGCAAGTCCACCCTGATCCACGACATCCTGCACGCCACGCTCGCCCGCGAACTCAACCGCGCCAAGACCAATCCGGGCCGCTTTGAGCGCATCGAGGGCATGGAGCACCTCGACAAGGTGATCGAGATCGACCAGAGTCCCATCGGGCGCACGCCCAGAAGCAACCCGGCGACGTACACGGGCGTCTTCACCGAGATCCGCGACCTCTTCACCCGGACGCCGGAGGCGCGGCGGCGCGGGTACGCGTCGGGCCGCTTCTCCTTCAACGTGAAGGGCGGACGCTGCGAGCACTGCAAGGGGGACGGGGTGATGAAGATCGAGATGAACTTCCTCCCCGACATCTACGTGCCCTGCGAGGTCTGCAAGGGGGCGCGGTACAACCGCGAGACGCTGGAGGTCAAGTACAACGGCAAGAACATCTCCGAGGTGCTCGACCTGACGGTGGAGGCGGCCCGCGAGTTCTTCGAGGCGATTCCCGCCATCGAGCGCAAGATGTCCCTGCTGTGCGACGTGGGGCTGGGGTATATGAAGATCGGGCAGCCGTCGACCACCCTCTCGGGTGGGGAAGCGCAGCGCATCAAGCTGGCCTCGGAGCTGTCCAAGCGGGCGACGGGCAAGACGATCTACATTCTCGACGAGCCGACCACCGGCCTGCACTTCGAGGACGTGCGCAAGCTGATGGGCGTGCTCGACCGGCTGGCCGAGGGCGGCAACACCCTGGTCGTGATCGAGCATAATCTCGACGTGATGAAGTGCGCCGACCACATCATCGACCTGGGGCCGGAAGGCGGCGTGCGGGGCGGGACCATCGTGGCGACCGGCACGCCCGAACAGGTGGCCGCGCACCCCACGAGCCACACCGGGGAGTACCTGCGCCGGGTGCCGGGGATCGTGCCCGCCGGAAATGAAGCGCCCGCCGAACTGGTGGCCGCCGCGCCTGCCCGCAAGGGCCGGGGCAAGAAGGCGGGCGCCGCGTGA
- a CDS encoding BMP family protein, translating into MKKVVTIVLAAAAATASLATAQGALRVGMAYDAGGKFDKSFNQSAYEGGVRAQKNLGIRLSDFEPSDPSQTIQGIRNFANQGFDLTVGVGFANNASITQVAKENPDLYFGLVDDVSPAKNVASMVFAEQEGSYLVGYLAGLNSSTGVVGFVGGMDIPLIHKFEAGYTAGVKAANPKARVIAQYVGTTPDAWNNPGRAKEIAASMRAKGADILFAAAGGSGNGVIDYIKQTQCLKAANLPSGVKFGTNNFAKVRKSASYTKTCAGNTRPMFFIGVDSNQNRLGDFDGNPATMNHGLTSMMKRVDNAVYALINDVKNDRFKGGERRFGLKENGVGYAMDQYNRALIPSTQVARVEAIKAQIISGKIKVPSK; encoded by the coding sequence ATGAAAAAAGTTGTGACCATCGTCCTGGCGGCTGCCGCTGCCACGGCCTCCCTCGCCACGGCCCAGGGCGCTCTGCGCGTCGGCATGGCCTACGACGCAGGCGGCAAGTTCGACAAGAGCTTCAACCAGTCCGCCTACGAGGGCGGCGTGCGTGCCCAGAAGAACCTCGGGATTCGCCTGAGCGACTTCGAGCCCAGCGACCCCAGCCAGACCATCCAGGGCATCCGCAACTTCGCCAACCAGGGCTTCGACCTGACCGTGGGCGTGGGCTTTGCCAACAACGCCAGCATCACCCAGGTCGCCAAGGAAAACCCTGACCTGTACTTCGGGCTGGTCGACGACGTGTCCCCCGCCAAGAACGTCGCCTCGATGGTCTTTGCCGAGCAGGAAGGCAGCTACCTCGTGGGCTACCTCGCCGGACTGAACTCCTCCACGGGCGTGGTGGGCTTCGTGGGCGGCATGGACATCCCCCTGATCCACAAGTTCGAGGCCGGATACACGGCGGGCGTGAAGGCCGCCAACCCCAAGGCCCGCGTCATCGCGCAGTACGTGGGCACCACCCCCGACGCCTGGAACAACCCCGGCCGGGCCAAGGAAATCGCGGCCTCCATGCGGGCCAAGGGCGCCGACATCCTGTTCGCGGCGGCGGGTGGCAGCGGCAACGGCGTCATCGACTACATCAAGCAGACCCAGTGCCTCAAGGCAGCCAACCTGCCCAGTGGCGTGAAGTTTGGCACCAACAACTTCGCCAAGGTCCGCAAGAGCGCCAGCTACACCAAAACCTGCGCGGGCAACACCCGCCCGATGTTCTTCATCGGCGTGGACTCCAACCAGAACCGCCTCGGCGACTTCGACGGCAACCCCGCCACGATGAACCACGGCCTGACCTCGATGATGAAGCGCGTCGACAACGCCGTGTACGCGCTGATCAACGACGTCAAGAACGACCGCTTCAAGGGTGGCGAGCGCCGCTTCGGCCTCAAGGAGAACGGCGTCGGGTACGCGATGGACCAGTACAACCGCGCCCTGATCCCCAGCACCCAGGTCGCCCGCGTCGAGGCCATCAAGGCCCAGATCATCAGCGGCAAGATCAAGGTGCCCAGCAAGTAA
- a CDS encoding disulfide bond formation protein B, whose protein sequence is MTRDNRLYLAWVAALAATLGSLYFSEVRGFAPCVLCWYQRIAMYPLALLLGIAALRGDLGIRSYALPLAGIGWITALIQNLEDWGVIPVLRVCSANNAVPCDVHWPVWGGPLAGLNPVLTIPVLAMIAFTLIIGLLGWRREKSL, encoded by the coding sequence GTGACCCGCGACAACCGCCTTTATCTCGCCTGGGTCGCCGCGCTGGCCGCGACCCTGGGCAGCCTGTACTTCAGCGAGGTGCGGGGCTTCGCGCCGTGTGTGCTGTGCTGGTACCAGCGCATCGCCATGTACCCGCTGGCGCTGCTGCTGGGCATCGCGGCCCTGCGCGGGGACCTGGGCATCCGGAGCTATGCGCTGCCACTGGCGGGCATTGGCTGGATCACCGCGCTGATTCAGAACCTGGAGGACTGGGGCGTGATTCCGGTGCTGCGGGTGTGCAGCGCGAACAACGCCGTGCCCTGCGACGTGCACTGGCCGGTGTGGGGCGGGCCGCTGGCAGGCCTGAACCCGGTCCTGACCATTCCGGTGCTGGCGATGATCGCCTTTACCTTGATCATCGGGCTGCTCGGCTGGCGGCGCGAGAAGTCGTTGTAG
- the lysA gene encoding diaminopimelate decarboxylase → MIPRPALQTAADRFGTPLYVYDAAALDAALGRVRSAFGGARVYYAMKANPNLTLLRRLHAAGVGFECVSGGEIARAEQVGASGDRVLVNGPAKLPGEYAAGARLGATFVVDREEEVGLLPPGSRALVRVNPALAVSTHDHLATGAAGSKFGVTPDQAPGVLRALREAGHTALGLHVHIGSAIRDAADFSAAFARLAELHPAVGKLDVLDVGGGWGVDADLPGIAREARAAASVFGAELWVEPGRYLVARAGTLLTRVVGQKCTGRPFLLTDAGMTELLRPMLYGAEHPVTALWEGEPAGTWDVAGPACESGDLLARDVPLPAPVPGGLLAIGEAGAYGASMSSSYLTRPRPAEALWEGGEWRLIRRRETAQDVWAMETGLD, encoded by the coding sequence GTGATTCCCCGTCCGGCCCTCCAGACCGCCGCCGACCGTTTCGGCACGCCCCTCTACGTCTACGACGCCGCCGCGCTGGATGCCGCGCTGGGGCGGGTGCGCTCGGCTTTCGGGGGGGCGCGGGTGTACTACGCCATGAAGGCCAATCCCAACCTGACCCTCCTGCGGCGGCTGCACGCGGCGGGCGTGGGCTTCGAGTGCGTCAGCGGCGGCGAGATCGCGCGGGCGGAGCAGGTCGGGGCCTCCGGGGACCGGGTGCTCGTCAACGGCCCGGCCAAACTGCCCGGCGAGTACGCGGCGGGAGCGCGGCTGGGAGCCACCTTCGTGGTGGACCGCGAGGAGGAGGTGGGGCTGCTGCCCCCCGGCTCGCGGGCGCTCGTGCGGGTGAATCCGGCGCTGGCCGTCAGCACCCACGACCACCTCGCCACGGGTGCGGCGGGCAGCAAGTTTGGGGTGACGCCCGATCAGGCGCCCGGCGTGCTGCGGGCGCTGCGGGAGGCGGGGCACACGGCGCTGGGCCTGCACGTCCATATCGGCAGCGCGATCCGGGACGCTGCGGACTTCAGCGCGGCCTTCGCGCGGCTGGCCGAGTTGCACCCGGCGGTGGGGAAGCTGGACGTCCTCGACGTGGGCGGCGGCTGGGGCGTGGACGCCGATCTGCCGGGCATCGCGCGGGAGGCGCGGGCGGCGGCCTCGGTCTTCGGGGCCGAGCTGTGGGTCGAGCCGGGGCGGTATCTGGTCGCGCGGGCGGGCACCCTGCTCACGCGGGTGGTGGGGCAAAAGTGCACTGGGCGCCCCTTCCTGCTCACGGATGCGGGCATGACCGAGTTGCTGCGGCCCATGCTGTACGGGGCCGAGCACCCCGTTACGGCGCTGTGGGAGGGCGAGCCTGCCGGGACGTGGGACGTGGCGGGTCCGGCCTGCGAGAGCGGCGACCTGCTTGCGCGGGACGTGCCGCTCCCCGCGCCCGTGCCCGGCGGCCTGCTGGCGATTGGCGAGGCCGGGGCCTACGGCGCGAGCATGAGCAGTTCCTACCTCACCCGCCCGCGCCCCGCCGAGGCGCTGTGGGAGGGCGGTGAGTGGAGGCTCATCCGCCGCCGCGAGACGGCGCAGGACGTGTGGGCGATGGAGACGGGCCTGGACTGA
- a CDS encoding TetR family transcriptional regulator: MTVSSTRPTPPAPDTTRARILTEAARLFVASGYHGVSMREVAAAVGVTKPALYHHYADKEALFLAMLDGTLTGLARLVAHAGTQVGVRAQLETLVGDLLASAPEQRVGLQLAGELRHVSPERRAAFENDYRRVWMGGLNGLIEGAAARGELRDDLPPGVLTRALLALLYPLVTGAPPSDPVGTARGLLSIYLDGAAGSPLGREPTGT, from the coding sequence GTGACCGTCTCGTCCACCCGGCCCACCCCGCCCGCGCCCGACACCACCCGCGCCCGCATCCTGACCGAGGCGGCGCGGCTGTTCGTGGCGAGCGGGTACCACGGGGTCTCCATGCGCGAGGTGGCGGCGGCCGTCGGCGTGACCAAGCCCGCGCTCTACCACCACTACGCGGACAAGGAAGCGCTCTTCCTGGCGATGCTGGACGGCACCCTGACCGGCCTGGCGCGGCTGGTGGCCCACGCGGGCACGCAGGTGGGGGTGCGGGCACAGCTCGAAACGTTGGTGGGGGACCTGCTGGCGAGTGCCCCCGAGCAGCGCGTCGGCCTGCAACTCGCGGGCGAATTGCGCCACGTTTCCCCTGAGCGCCGCGCCGCCTTCGAGAACGACTACCGCCGGGTGTGGATGGGCGGCCTGAACGGGCTGATCGAGGGGGCCGCCGCGCGGGGAGAATTGCGGGACGACCTGCCCCCCGGCGTCCTGACCCGTGCGCTGCTCGCGCTGCTGTACCCGCTGGTCACCGGCGCCCCGCCCAGCGACCCGGTGGGAACGGCACGGGGCCTGCTGAGCATCTATCTCGACGGGGCGGCGGGCTCGCCACTGGGACGGGAACCTACTGGAACATGA
- a CDS encoding SDR family NAD(P)-dependent oxidoreductase, producing MTRARRTAPPAAAPAPPPGVVVVTGAARGIGRAIAELYAERGHRVLGVDLTLPPALRGHPRVRADVSTAAGRERIVRSAREEGGVAVLVNNAAFQGASGSVLEVSERGWSRTLSVNLTAPLLLTRALIDLMAPGSAVVNVASVQGLFAEQNNAAYNASKGGLVNLTRAMGLDLAPRGVRVNAVAPGAIATESVLAAIAESGDPEQTRRDYEDLHALRRLGEPREVAQAVYFLGSPEASFLTGVILPVDGGMTASFMMAGRPV from the coding sequence ATGACCCGTGCTCGCCGCACTGCCCCACCGGCCGCCGCCCCCGCCCCTCCGCCCGGCGTGGTGGTCGTGACCGGTGCCGCGCGGGGCATCGGCCGGGCCATCGCCGAGCTGTATGCCGAGCGGGGACACCGGGTGCTGGGGGTAGACCTGACGCTGCCGCCCGCCCTGCGGGGGCACCCCCGCGTCCGCGCCGACGTGAGCACCGCCGCCGGGCGCGAGCGCATCGTGCGTTCGGCACGCGAGGAAGGCGGGGTCGCCGTCTTGGTCAACAACGCGGCCTTTCAGGGGGCCTCCGGCAGCGTGCTGGAGGTCAGCGAGCGGGGCTGGAGCCGCACCCTGAGCGTGAACCTGACGGCCCCGCTGCTGCTGACGCGGGCGCTGATCGACCTGATGGCGCCGGGCAGCGCGGTGGTCAACGTGGCGAGCGTGCAGGGCCTCTTTGCCGAGCAGAACAACGCCGCCTACAACGCCAGCAAGGGTGGCCTCGTGAACCTCACCCGCGCCATGGGCCTCGACCTCGCCCCGCGTGGCGTGCGGGTCAACGCCGTAGCCCCCGGCGCCATCGCCACCGAGAGCGTCCTGGCCGCCATCGCGGAGTCCGGTGACCCCGAGCAGACCCGCCGCGACTACGAGGATCTGCACGCCCTGCGCCGCCTGGGCGAGCCGCGCGAGGTGGCCCAGGCCGTCTACTTTCTGGGGAGCCCCGAGGCCAGCTTTCTAACCGGGGTGATCCTGCCCGTCGACGGCGGGATGACGGCGAGTTTCATGATGGCGGGGCGGCCCGTCTAA
- a CDS encoding thioredoxin domain-containing protein, protein MTRLQGNNQNRTVLVIGTLIAALLIALAVYAVRGGSGGSAGGDTVNFDLEGQPVLGQADAPVTVVVFEDFKCPNCKRFEEEFLPDIRSQYLDTGKAKLVSMNFPFLAESARLPEDDSKYAAQAVECAFVQGGSEAHENLKQIIFRAQGPESELWATKTRLKELAQNVEGLDQARFATCLDNDETAAAVEADEAQARNAEAGGTPAIYVNGKAVESYDAQTVGRAIDAATAN, encoded by the coding sequence GTGACCCGACTGCAAGGCAACAACCAGAACCGCACGGTGCTGGTGATCGGCACGCTGATCGCCGCCCTTCTGATCGCGCTGGCCGTCTACGCGGTGCGCGGCGGCTCCGGGGGGAGCGCGGGGGGCGATACCGTCAACTTCGACCTCGAGGGCCAGCCGGTGCTGGGGCAGGCGGACGCGCCCGTCACGGTGGTCGTCTTCGAGGACTTCAAGTGCCCCAACTGCAAGCGCTTCGAGGAGGAGTTTCTGCCGGACATCCGCTCGCAGTACCTCGACACCGGCAAGGCCAAGCTGGTGTCCATGAATTTCCCCTTCCTGGCCGAGTCCGCCCGCTTGCCCGAGGATGACAGCAAGTACGCCGCGCAGGCGGTGGAATGCGCGTTTGTTCAGGGCGGCAGCGAGGCCCACGAGAACCTCAAGCAGATCATCTTCCGGGCACAGGGGCCGGAAAGCGAACTGTGGGCCACCAAGACCCGCCTGAAGGAACTCGCGCAGAATGTCGAGGGGCTGGATCAGGCCCGCTTCGCGACCTGCCTGGACAACGATGAGACCGCTGCCGCCGTCGAGGCCGACGAGGCGCAGGCCCGGAACGCGGAGGCGGGCGGGACCCCGGCCATCTACGTCAACGGCAAGGCCGTGGAGAGCTACGACGCGCAGACGGTGGGCCGCGCCATCGACGCCGCGACCGCCAACTGA